One window from the genome of Gopherus evgoodei ecotype Sinaloan lineage chromosome 2, rGopEvg1_v1.p, whole genome shotgun sequence encodes:
- the LOC115644801 gene encoding uncharacterized protein LOC115644801, which produces MKINGKDLSKKGKSPTKSEGKGEDHTFSRRKSINETDKSVQKLPAVDTGKQMDELLSRKTPVETEKNQETVTSQLKNVKLEKKVLTDKENSKDYGIPASSLKEKVLVQEREQLYKAKESAGVMEETPKLQFPQSEYERVQYTHSTDKESLPLLPVKIKEESKGKRRHTEEKSEPPLKLDPKGSTKPKKAAETKKGNLMRKSTGKEHTSLLFQISHSYTESKKNHLWTSTQRVKTSHYQGF; this is translated from the exons ATGAAAATAAATGGTAAAGATTTATCAAAGAAAGGCAAATCTCCAACAAAATCTGAAGGTAAAGGAGAAGATCATACATTTTCAAGACGCAAGTCTATTAATGAAACTGATAAATCAGTACAGAAATTACCAGCAGTTGACACAGGAAAGCAAATGGATGAACTACTTTCAAGGAAAACTCCAGTAGAAACTGAGAAAAACCAAGAAACTGTGACATCTCAActgaaaaatgttaaattagAGAAAAAAGTGTTAACTGATAAAGAAAACTCTAAAGATTATGGAATTCCAGCAAGCAGTTTAAAGGAAAAAGTCCTTGTTCAGGAGAGAGAACAACTGTATAAAGCTAAAGAATCTGCTGGTGTCATGGAAGAGACTCCAAAACTTCAGTTTCCTCAGTCTGAATATGAGAGAGTACAGTATACTCATTCTACTGACAAAGAATCACTCCCGTTGTTACCTGTTAAAATCAAAGAAGAATCAAAAGGGAAAAGAAGACATACAGAAGAAAAGTCAGAACCT CCTTTGAAATTAGATCCCAAAGGATCTACTAAACCTAAAAAAGCTGcagaaacaaaaaaaggaaatttaatgAGAAAAAG CACAGGGAAAGAACACACATCACTGCTGTTTCAGATCTCCCACAGTTACACAGAGTCCAAGAAGAATCACCTTTGGACCTCTACTCAAAGAGTCAAGACAAGTCATTACCAAGGGTTTTAG